Part of the Triticum urartu cultivar G1812 chromosome 2, Tu2.1, whole genome shotgun sequence genome, TCAAAAAACACAAAATGTCCGTTGCTAAGAAATTAAACCGGGTTATGACAGGTCGGGCCCGCACCTAAACCAACTGTCAGTTTGACCTTTTGTTTGACCATTagctgacatgtggggcccacaTATTAGTGTCTCTTCCTCATTTCCTTCACTCATCTCTGCCTCCCTTCTCCTTCTTCAATCCCGGCTCAACTTCCCACCGGTGAAAGACTCCCCAAGTTCACTAGAGACGGCGGCGCAGCCATGGGCACCGGCCAGACTGCTCGACCGCATCCACTCACACAACGACATTCTTGTGGACGGCGGCGTCAGCAGGGCGACGGAGCGCCGGCCGCCTCTTCTTCCACCAGCGCCAATAGCCCACTCTTCCACCTCGCCGGCATCGAGGCCGCTCCTTCGCCTCCACTACTGCCTCCTCTTCCCAGATCCTCTTCTCCTCCCCATATTCTGCAACCCGAAGCGCCCTCCTCTATGGCCTGGAGCCATGGCCAGAGGCCCTGCCCCGCATTGCCGGCCAATCCCAGCAGGCACCGTTGGTGCAAGGTCTAGGCGGAGGTTGGTCGCGGCTGCGGGCGACACGGGCGGCTAACTCCGGCAGGAGGCCTCCTTGGACGTGGTCCTCCATGGCGGCGTCCAGCAGGGCGACGAAGGCGTCCACCCCACACCCTGCACGTACTGTACGGCGACGAGTGACGGAAGGGAGCTCCACAGCGGCGCCATGGCTGCTGGCCGGCGAGCTCCTCGCGGCGGCTGGCCCGTGAGCATGCCGCGGGCGCACATCCATGGGAGGGACTCGATTGCTTTTTTCAAAACATTACAAGGACCCGACTGCATTTTTGAAACATTTATAGGGACCCAATTGTTTTTTATGAGGAAGAGACACTGACAcgtgggccccacatgtcagctAACGGTCAAACAAACGGTTAAACTGACGGTTCGTTTAGGTGCGGGCCCAACTTGTCATAAACTTGTTTAATTTCTTAGCAACATGCGTTTTGAGTTTTTTGAAATAGCCAACGCCAAAAGTGGTAGTTATCAGTCACAAATAAATTTCCGGTAGTTTTTTGAAAGGGAAATTCTTCTTTTACCATTCTAAATTTTGCCAATTTTTCTTATGTCATTCTAGAATTTAatatttcacttttgccactcttagcttttgataATTATCACAATTGCCATTCCATGGCAAAATCAAAATGATTTTATTTCATTTTTGtcactcttagcttttgaaaTGTATCACAATTGCTACTCTGGAAATTTTGCTTTTGCCACAAAAATGGCAATTATGAAAATGATCAACAATTAAGattggcaaaagtgaaatgtctAAATTTAGAGTGGCATAAGAAAAATTAGCAAAATCTAGAGTGgaaaaaacaaaattttcccttTTTAAAACCATAACCTGAAAAATGATAGTTTTATGCTATTCACTCCCAACGGCGACAACGCGGTGGTTCAAGCAGTCCAGGTCGTGCTCCCGTAGTGCCACCACGGGATCTGCTCGTGCCACCTGGAGCAGGGCATCAGGGAGCACCTCAGCGGCTATTCGGCCCTGGTCGGCTTCAGGTCGCTGATGTTGGAGGACAGTTGCTCGCCTGTGGACAAGGAGCGATGGCACAGTTTCGTGGCCAGCCAGGAATGGCTCTTCAGGATGTACGTGAAGAGGGAGCTCTGGGCCGCCGCCTTCGTCTGCGACAAGTTCTTCCTCGGCCTGGCGAGAGACCAGAGCACGGAGTGCCTCTGCCTATCTTCGGGCCTGCGTAGGTCCTTCTCCGAGGACATGGCGTACACATCTTAGGCAAGGCACACTTGGGccccacatggcatacacacaaaaaTTGTGgtaagattcccttaggcttgccaacttgtggctctcattttgatgaactaaccttaggcaagcttgataaaaatgtgtggcaaagtgtggcaataCTAGGCCTAGAACCAAACATCCCCTACATGTGCGCGCAGCAGACCGAACTGGACGAGGAGGCCGACAAGTCCCGCGTCGAGCTGACCACCGAGCACGAGTACCTTGAGGAAGACGCTACGAGGTCCTTCACGTCGGCCAACTTCGCCATCGTGCTGGAGGAGATCAAGGCGCTGGACGACTTCAAGATCGTCGACACCCTGAGCAGCAGCTTCGGCGACAAGGTCTACACGTTGGATCTCCATGGCGAGCTCTTCAATGTGCTGCAGTCCGACGACCGCGTCGGCCGCCGCGACGGTGTCGTCTTCAAGTGCAGCTGCCGGAAGATGGAGCGCGACGGCCTACCGTGCCGGCACATCCTCCACGTGCTGCGGCATGAGAGGGCATCCACCATACCGAAGCGCTGCAAGCTGGGACGGCTGCGCCGGTGGGGTGACACAAGGTGCGAGAGGCTCGGTGAGACGGAGGCGCGAGAGACGTGATTTACGACCATGGTTCAGCCGAACCTATGGTCTATACCGTACGATTTAACATCCTACTACATGTGGATCTGTGACACGCATGTCAACTGCATTTTTTAATCAACCATGCATGAATCCTCATGAATAGACATGCATGCCAACTGCATTTTTTAATCAATTATGTACGAATCCTCATAAATAGAGTCTAAAAACCAATGATGTTGAGCGGAGGTTTGACTGAACCAAACATTTTCGATGGAGGCGCTGGGGCGGCAGGTGTTCGACCTGGCGCCGCGGGACGCCAATGAGTTTGAGGATATCAAGGGGTTCCTGCAAGATTGGCTGCAGGAGAGGCGAGGCCACTGCCCCGCTTGGGCCTTGCGTCTTTATGAGTAGTCCATACACTCTACGGCCTCCTCTTATATACGTGACTGCCGTACATCATCTATCTCCTACGGGTATCCATTAATTGGTCTTGTGACTTGAAGTAGTACTACCCATCTTCTACTGGTATCTATTGTTAAGCACTGTTAAGAACGTACTATATTGTTACTGttctaattaggttaattatgGGATGCTGATGCAATAGGTTTATTATGGCTGCCGGCTTGCTAAATCTCAGCCAACTGAGACTTAATGAAGTCTTGGTCGATGCTATATTCGTTAGATCCTACATGAAGATCCGTGTATTTTTTTAATTTCTTTTTTGTATGTTCTTTCACTTGATTAAGACTTTGTTAAATTTCATAAATCTAACCACACCTTTATGAATGTGAATTGCTGTTATTTTAATTATCTGGAGCTTTTATTTTAAGTGTCGACGATGCTTCATGCAGGAAAGGAAATGGCAGAAACGGGCCGATATTTTGTTCAGGGAACATGTCGCTTTGCCTATCACTACAAAGTGTTCTTTTTTCAGTTTGTAGTATGAATGAACATGTGATCTCCATTTTTGTTCGTTCATCTTGTGTCACTTTGAATTGTGCGTACACAACACTACTACACTAGCACTACGGTGGGATGCAAGCGAACGCGTCGTCTGTGAAGCTGAAAGTAAGCTAACCACTAGTGCTTTAATAATCGTGTTAATGCAAAAATGATACAATCACGGACTTCGTGGAGGCGTCCGCCTGCATCCCTGTGCAGCTCTTGTACGATGTCCCTGTGCTATAAAAATCACTGCAATGCAATGTGCAGCTCTTGTACGATGTCCCTGTGCATAAAAGTCACATCCAGCACAGTCAAATAGGTCAATGCCTTCCTTGGGCTAGCTGGGTAATATAAGAGGTTTACCAATCATTATGGCATTATTAGCAGACCCTCACCGAACTTTTCTCAAACAGGGTGCAACATTTGTATGGTCCTCAACAGTGCACCAAGCTTTTGAAGCATTGAAGCAAGCCTTGGTGTTAGCCTGATTTTTCAAAACAATTTTTTCTTGAGACTGATGCATGTCATGATGGTATTGGAGCTGTTCTTATTTAACAAGGATATCTTGTTGCATATCTAAGTAGAGCACCGTGTCCGAAATCTCGAGCATTGTCCACTGAGGAAAAAGTGTGTTTGCTTATTTTGCTAGAAATAGACATGTGGAGATCTTACTTCCAACACAAAGAAATTCATCATTCAGACTGATCACAAGAGTTAGGATCATTTGTCTGAACAAAGACTCACAATGCAACATCCATCTTGCAAAAAGCATTTGTTAAACTCCTAGGGTTACAATACAAAATTCAATATAAAAAAGGGAGTTGCAACCAAGTAGCTCATGCTCTTAGTAGGAAACTGGAAGAACATGAAGTATGTGTAATTTCCACTGTCATACCTACTTGAACAACTGCAGTTATAGAATGGTATGCCCATGACATTTATGACGAGGAACTAATTGCTACATTGGCAGTACATTCAACTCCATCACGCAAATATATGTTGGAGGAAGGACTATTGAGGTACAAAGATAGAACATATATTGGGGAAAATCCCACAACACATAATCATATCTTGCAAGCATTGCATGCCAGTGGAATATGTGGGAATTCTAGGATCACTACCACTTACCACAGGTAATGTCCTTGTTTTCTTGGACTTTTATGAAACAAACAATGTAAAAGTATGTAAATCAGTGCACTATCTGTCAATAAGCAAAAATTGAACATATATAAAAAGTTACCTGGTTTTTACAACCACTGAAAGTTCCTAAGCAAGCATGCGATTCAGCATGGGTTTCATTTGGGGGCTTGCCAAAGTAAGGAGCTTATGCCTCTATTCAGGTGATGGTGGACACATTCAGTAAGAATGCTCATTTTTTCACTCAGACATTCCTTCACTATTCAACAAGTGGCACAAAAGTTTGTGGAAGAAGTGTACGGATTGTGTGGCATGCCCTTGCCATCTCCGATAGGGATCCTATTTTCACAAGCAAATTTTGGCACCACTTGTTTACATTAACGGATACACATTTGGATATGCGCAGTTGTAGGCATCCTGAAACATATGGTCAAATGGAATGTTTGAACCAATGCTCAGAAACatttcactactagaaaaaggctaattagtggcgcacctgttttggccattaatggcgcactataggtgcgTCACTATTAACATGCCACTAGTAACaagtactaatggcgcacccctggtgcgccactagtatcccagataatagtggcgcacccctggtgcgccattagtatcccagataatagtggcgcacctggcagtgcgccattaatatgtcccctggtgcgccattactatgcctcccagtgggccatatttaccttgtgctctgggttactaatggcgcacttctaggTAATGCGCCACAAGTATGTTTATTGCAGTGCGCCACTAAAGTGCAgtatggtgcgccactagtatgaatattaggaatttttttcttttctgatatttgcacaggttacaaaatatattactgcaaagaatatagacagcacaacATATAAACAGCGGATTTATCGAATAcaaatagaagattagtctctgaatacaattcatcatattagtctccgaactcaaaagaccgaacaaagttagaacactacaagtctcgagaccgcgagtaacgagtttgtcttcacattacaagtcgatattgatcatctaaactaccatcacatagaagagagttgtggtcatcatgatgagcatcatcgcgattaaactggtcttcatctggttcctcctccgctccctcctctctcccgctagatagcgcgcgTACCTAGCTTCCGCCTTCGCCCTAGTGGTGTATCCTTTGTAACGGTTACCGTTGaaatggtgaacctgtctccgacactcctcccagtcgtcgtagactccgggaaccttacccttgtacacgacatacgacggcatctctatgcactagacaaacaaaacgttagtagcaattcacagacaatacataagcaatatataagtatgcaacaaaaggatcagaagagaaaagcaacacattaatagcacgattcatggtcctactaataaatagcatcgattacatataagttgaacgactgtccaaaccaaagagacatacaagttcattaaagtttaattacaacatgagctaatcgatattttagaactacatagcatcactactttcgactcgactcagggaccagagcgtggatgaagccgccatctttcgtgatggtcatgaaatcgcgatCGTTgccagcctgcatttgtagcgttgtttctatttcactgttggacggttgatatctgaggtagaactgccccaaggtacgaaggacatcttgatggatgatttccgcaaactccgactggatgcgaaagaattcttgtctaagatctgcgtcctggattgccgacaagcgtGCGACCCAAGCTTTGAGACTATTTGGTAGCAGAAGttgattatggtcccgtacgatcgcctgcatgtgatggagggcgtagtaggcatccttctaaccgccaggcggctgcttgacgcaggggAACATCGTTACGTGGGTGAACACGTGCTTGTCATACCTAAGAATTGGCCTcctgaaggtgcctccagatttggcgtagccggggagaacatcatcaagaactttcttgatatttgtgtagtctttattcgactgacggtccgagtCAAAATACATGGCTATGGAATagttcgggcttaagaggatgagtgtgcaacgtgtgtcactgcacaaaacacggaatgttagaaaaaaagaacgatcgaaatctaagaaatcgtATGTTATggggcggtgaggggatgacttactcgggaaagtaaggcacgaggaagttaacCTTATCTGGGTtcgccagaatgacgccttcgaggtatgaactcgcgacttgccggtccccagtgctgcccaagatcttggcacgcatgtataATGGGTCGACTATCATGATGTCCGgagtcttgtctctaatgatccgcatctccatactcagcaaaaatagccgaacgaaggtgtagtgcagcggatgaaggttaaacatagcgaagatgtcatcaaaccgcaggacgatcataCCTCCGATGGCGCTATCGCCAAAGCCCTTGCCCtttggcaccttggccacgaaaaccgggtatgccacatcattctcggagagacgccgcttctccaaagaaagaacactgtcatgcagactccaaATAGCAcgggttgcagcattgagcaaattagtcggtagcatcggcctacccaccacatgcaccctcctcgagatatccttagacgtaggtggcccgtcctgagcacggatcgtactcggtgctgGCTGGCTCGCGCCCTTGTTATTCTTTCTTTCCCGTCCCTTCTTCTTCTACTGTAACGGGATCGAGTTCTTCTCAGAGACaaccttcttgagtgtgttggggctgataatatttcgcacctcgtctatctgaggctcggtgaaggcggcagctggaggcgtctcctgagaattGAACGACAGACGACgtctgttgcaattgggtttctctgcagtaccagctagatcgcgatcgtcttttgcggggttgggttcttgagaaggaggccccaagaatttgtcaccgtacccatgttcgctGAAGTACTTATCGACCCTGGTAAATGTATCGTCGttgtcgtccggatcctgtgccatatgcatgtccagATCGGCCATATGTTCGTCGTCGTCCGGTAgtgttgcggcggtcttgccatgccTTGGCGTCatcacgactggcggtgttgtctgtggggtagtgtcccccgcccccaaacgaatatGGCTCTTCAGCCAAAGCATGGACCAGCCTatgcaggcgctgagggtcatcacatcatcttcgtcAGCCCCAGGGGGTCGATAAGGAGGTAACAAGTCGTCGTAGCCCCGTAGCatccgaaccagttgaaccctatacacgttgggtggcatcggattaccgtggaacaggCGGTTGTCCGGTTGAACGATTCTAGCCTTGGCGACATCGATCAACTCACCgtccacgaagtgcaggagagtgcatggAGCATCGGTGGCGCCCtacgaaaacatgtagggcgtcagggatgcccagtcaaaggcaaggagatgaagtcatcggccgagaggcttagttaccgtgatggcgtcgagctcggctaatgtcaaGGCACCGCCAACGGTGGGCGTGCAAGTGATGGAGGGGCTGCTTGCtgccgaggtgccggccggcgtattcttcccacacccgggtgcattaagctccaatgccggcaccgacggagacaccaatgccgcctccgctggagacaccaatggcgccgccggcgcattgtgcgagttgctgcccgtgaagctgggaatcaggggcggcccctgttggtcGCCCGCAATCCACGCCTGCAGCCCCTCAAGCAAGGTAGGCATAacggcggtgatcgtcgctcccaGTTGGTCTCGCAGTTGCTCTTCGACTATCTCCGAAATCCGTGCCACTTttgccttgagttcttgaacctcgcgctcCTGGCTTTCTGAGCTGGTCTTTCTCTTCTTTCGCCCAGCGGTATAGTATTCCGACCATTTCGtagacaagcctttgccggcaaCATGACCAGCTGATGatggcttactgagcttatccttgtttttcattacgttcaacgccctatttaaaggggtgtcgaaaggggagctgtgaaacgaccccgcgctactgctttcagtgtcctgcggaaggaacgtgaaccatttagaaatttggcttcattaatgagaacgcaaccatatggagctaattatgcgggggtgtattccttaccagaacaagctcaagcgccttggtcttcggatccgtggtaagctccttggttaccgggtcaatcttgtaccgggccctcacatagttcctggtctgcttgtcacggtatttctcgaagaggggcggtaggccttgctcggcacgctccgcgtcctccttgtcccatataggttccgccactctgtaaccaccgggaccgagtttgtggaTCCCTAAGTTCAAGTCATGCAtctctttcccccactgacttgattccaCGGTTGCgttgctctcgcacttgatcttgaactccaggtagtcatcttcgctgatcgaaggacttttctccttgatcttctcataactatcattctcttcaccgcggctctccaagtagccagggccgtgctcatcttcgtgagggcggcactattcactttattccctgagaggcgtgtgtttgtgAAGTCACCAGGGAACTTGTAttgttcgtgcagcttcgtgaagaggaggtccCACAAATTCTCTCGGCCacgatgccttaggttctcggtgttgatcgagacgatgctctggagaatgcacccgagctgtcccgcgtaccccttgactaattctttgggcgCCGTTGGATGCCCCTCGGAGGACACTTCAGTAAGTTCCTCCTTGACGGTGTCGAGCATGTTCGGGCGCccgtccttccgttgcctcttcggttggctgccatctgtgcgtgcgctgccatcatcagtggtggcatcctcggcggcaccattagtggtgtcatccccgacgccactaggggttgtgtagtcaggatcggtgtcttccgcggcgtcctcatagcaatgaggttcttcctccatctcctggtACAGCTCCTAGAATGCCTTGCctgaaccgccggcctcatcgttgtgggccatgtttcgctctaaataggaaaaaagtttggtcaaaaagttggttattgtcaaggaacaagatctctaaGTTGACCAAATAACCTAATTCTCAAGGAATGAcgccaaaaagttggttattgtcaaggaacaattgagagatgtttgtgatattgcctaggTGTTTTGGGATCAATTGAGAGATGTTTTGTGATATTGCCTAGGTACCCATGATCTTCTTCTACAAATATTTTTGCTATATCAATCTCCAAAAAAGCATGTGATGCTGAATCAATACTCAATATATATATAGGTGGTGCTTTCTTTATCACATTTTTATTATGCCTCATTTCATAGGGAAGCCCAAAGTGGCTCTATTTCATTCTATTTCACTTCCTAGCACTTCCTATCATTTAATATCCATCCCTTTGGTCTTATTGACATAAGAGATGTCATTTATAGTCTATCTCTTTCTATATATGGAAAGTCAAGAAATTCTCATCGAAACATCGAGAAATTGTGCATATAGAAAACtctaaagaaagaaaaaaaggagaCCCATGCCATGATTTTCAAATCTTTTCTATTTAGTAGTCTAAGTTTCTCGATGAGGATAATTAATTCGGTCGTTGTGGTCGGAATATGCAACATCTTCTTTTACTTGAATCGGGTGCACATATTTACATTCCTATTTCATGAGTGCACATATTTACTTGAATCAGGTGCACATATTTACATTCCTATTGGAATATGCAatataccccggcccatgcattagttgcaagtaccccatatgtcctatttttagcaaagtcatgctaaaattcacgaaaaatttcagcatgaccgttgctgaaaataggacatatggagtacccgaatttgccggaacggaagttaatcgacattccgacaaactcaagggcctctcggggtacctgcaaaatcattatccCACCTCTCGAGAAACTTCTCTAACAATGCTGTTGCTAGAGCCGCCAACACTATTTACTTGTGGCATGTTTGCTCGGTTTGTGGTGATCTAAAAGACTTCAACTTCGTGACCTGTATATACATGAAAACTGAGAACTGCACATTTGTATCATCTAGCAACACAAGCTGAACACATACACTGATACACATACACACACTGAATATGTACCAGGATGATGATACAATGTGAAAAAGGAAAGCAATATGATGATTTTGAGAGTGAATCTCCACGGTTCAGGCTGCTGCATAACTACAAGTTACTAGTTAATTATAGTGTGAGAACTTACTAGTTCACTGTGACACTACAAGCAGATGACAGTAACATGAGCTTTACATCTCTGACATGCTGCCGCAGTTGCAATACAACTCCAAAACTGAGGCCTTCTTTGGACAAAACGCAGTGAAATTGCACTACCATTAAAATGCACACAGAAGCACTGTAACCAAAAAGCTGAGACCTTGTGTGGATAGGATCAGGATGCAGTGAAGAATTTAACCAACACCAGCTGGGCAATAGCTAATGCCTTCTATAGCCTTCTGTTGCACTAGGATTTGACTAAGTAAAGCATGTACCAGCACACTACCCTATTAAAAAACAGGCTGCTAGTTCACTGTGACACTACAATAAAACTCCAGAACTGAGACCTTGTTTCCTATATAAAATGCAGTGAAGTG contains:
- the LOC125535284 gene encoding uncharacterized protein LOC125535284; protein product: MCAQQTELDEEADKSRVELTTEHEYLEEDATRSFTSANFAIVLEEIKALDDFKIVDTLSSSFGDKVYTLDLHGELFNVLQSDDRVGRRDGVVFKCSCRKMERDGLPCRHILHVLRHERASTIPKRCKLGRLRRWGDTRCERLGETEALGRQVFDLAPRDANEFEDIKGFLQDWLQERRGHCPAWALRLYE